The Candidatus Aminicenantes bacterium genome has a window encoding:
- a CDS encoding BON domain-containing protein, translating to MDEVIDKKHQEMVMSRLTVSMLIAIIVTLLMITGYLFAGDMDGQIAAAAVKTVVCKTWLKGDGIQVRCQDSVVTLTGTVASAPHSLLAAETVADLPGVKRLDKRTIGE from the coding sequence ATGGATGAAGTGATAGATAAAAAACACCAGGAAATGGTGATGTCGAGATTGACAGTGTCGATGCTCATCGCCATCATCGTCACATTGTTGATGATCACCGGCTATTTGTTCGCAGGGGACATGGACGGGCAGATCGCGGCGGCTGCAGTCAAAACGGTCGTATGCAAAACATGGCTCAAGGGCGACGGCATCCAGGTCCGCTGCCAGGATAGCGTCGTCACCCTGACCGGGACCGTGGCCAGCGCACCCCATTCGCTATTGGCGGCCGAAACGGTTGCCGACCTGCCCGGGGTCAAGCGCTTGGACAAGCGCACGATCGGCGAATGA